A window from Grus americana isolate bGruAme1 chromosome 32 unlocalized genomic scaffold, bGruAme1.mat SUPER_32_unloc_3, whole genome shotgun sequence encodes these proteins:
- the LOC129200119 gene encoding coiled-coil alpha-helical rod protein 1-like isoform X2 yields MKISQTYIDDEFETQRKGINSIERAADEWEKRKESSHSWWNWLISRLPNLTWLKKLFVPPMAESHPEAPGTGLRGLVPPSHFVLRPPGPSTRTLEAELEAEKRRGQALEAELEAERRRGQALEVELEAERRRGQALEAELEAERRRGQALEAELEAERRRGQALEAELEAEKRRGQALEAELEAERRRGQAQGAEPDGEQPLEECQAQVLLQARLSALGHILTLQEHELSRELPPTGVPMAVTPPRLQALLGRWRQKVFALLVQLRVQEEAQRVLRAQVGALGAAVAAGTRRVTRLELSLRERAATAELQRRDTKRLAQEVTRQRGRAEAAEEALGGLARAAARLAGVVTTREAEVTAATRTMVTLSARLRRAGRQLRVLQAGGPGLTLSPGLVTLVSPCSLSPGLVAPPAVASDCPRWQQDLAGDDSVAKVTGSTHLLTGTVARVRHSAVAPGVAEEVTHGQVIKDKVVRDKMARDEATPRGDRTGPPLGRAALGSLVTQLQALGAAILGDDGDIGDPP; encoded by the exons atgaaaatCAGCCA GACATACATAGATGACGAGTTTGAGACCCAACGGAAAGGAATCAATTCGATCGAGAGGGCAGCGGACGAGTGGGAAAAACGAAAGGAGTCTTCCCACTCGTGGTGGAATTGGTTAATCTCACGGCTCCCAAACCTAACGTGgctgaagaaattattt gtGCCACCAATGGCCGAGAGTCACCCAGAGGCACCGGGCACTG GTCTGCGGGGCCTTGTCCCCCCATCGCACTTCGTGCTCCGTCCCCCCGGCCCCAGCACCAG GACCCTGGAGGCGGAGCTTGAGGCTGAGAAGAGGCGGGGCCAGGCCTTGGAGGCGGAGCTTGAGGCTGAGAGGAGGCGGGGCCAGGCCTTGGAGGTGGAGCTTGAGGCTGAGAGGAGGCGGGGCCAGGCCTTGGAGGCGGAGCTTGAGGCTGAGAGGAGGCGGGGCCAGGCCTTGGAGGCGGAGCTTGAGGCTGAGAGGAGGCGGGGCCAGGCCTTGGAGGCAGAGCTTGAGGCTGAGAAGAGGCGGGGCCAGGCCTTGGAGGCGGAGCTTGAGGCTGAGAGGAGGCGGGGCCAAGCCCAGGGGGCGGAGCCTGATGGggagcagcccctggaggaG TGCCAGGCTCAGGTGCTGCTCCAGGCCCGGCTCAGCGCTCTTGGCCACATCCTGACCCTGCAGGAGCATGAGCTGAGCCGtgag CTTCCTCCCACTGGAGTGCCCATGGCGGtgacccccccccggctgcaGGCACTCCTGGGGCGCTGGCGGCAGAAGGTCTTCGCCCTCCTGGTGCAGCTGCGGGTGCAGGAGGAAGCGCAGCGGGTGCTGCGGGCACAG gtgggggcactgggggcgGCAGTGGCAGCGGGGACACGCCGGGTGACGCGGCTGGAGCTGAGCCTGCGCGAGAGAGCGGCCACCGCCGAGCTGCAGCGTCGGGACACCAAG CGCCTGGCGCAGGAGGTGACACGGCAGCGGGGACGGGCAGAGGCGGCTGAGGAGGCACTGGGGGGATTGGCCCGGGCGGCCGCAAG gCTGGCCGGGGTGGTGACAACACGCGAGGCCGAGGTGACAGCAGCCACCAGGACCATGGTCACCCTCAGCGCCCGTCTGCGCCGGGCAGGACGGCAGCTCCGCGTCCTCCAGG CGGGTGGCCCTGGActcaccctgtccccagggctggtgACCCTGGTGTCACCCTgttccctgtccccagggctggtAGCCCCCCCGGCGGTGGCCTCGGACTGTCCACGGTGGCAGCAGGACCTGGCGGGGGATGA CTCGGTGGCCAAGGTGACAGGCAGCACCCATCTGCTCACAGGGACGGTGGCCAGGGTCCGGCACAGCG CGGTGGCCCCGGGGGTGGCTGAGGAGGTGACACACGGCCAGGTGATAAAGGACAAGGTGGTGCGGGACAAGATGGCACGGGACGAG GCCACCCCCCGTGGAGACAGGACGGGTCCCCCCCTGGGCAGAG cagctctgggctccctcGTGACGCAACTGCAGGCGCTGGGCGCCGCCATCCTCGGGGACGATGGTGACATCGGTGACCCCCCTtga
- the LOC129200119 gene encoding coiled-coil alpha-helical rod protein 1-like isoform X1 translates to MKISQTYIDDEFETQRKGINSIERAADEWEKRKESSHSWWNWLISRLPNLTWLKKLFVPPMAESHPEAPGTGLRGLVPPSHFVLRPPGPSTRTLEAELEAEKRRGQALEAELEAERRRGQALEVELEAERRRGQALEAELEAERRRGQALEAELEAERRRGQALEAELEAEKRRGQALEAELEAERRRGQAQGAEPDGEQPLEECQAQVLLQARLSALGHILTLQEHELSRELPPTGVPMAVTPPRLQALLGRWRQKVFALLVQLRVQEEAQRVLRAQVGALGAAVAAGTRRVTRLELSLRERAATAELQRRDTKRLAQEVTRQRGRAEAAEEALGGLARAAARLAGVVTTREAEVTAATRTMVTLSARLRRAGRQLRVLQAGGPGLTLSPGLVTLVSPCSLSPGLVAPPAVASDCPRWQQDLAGDDSVAKVTGSTHLLTGTVARVRHSAVAPGVAEEVTHGQVIKDKVVRDKMARDEATPRGDRTGPPLGRVSPPSPQCPPPCPSSSSGLPRDATAGAGRRHPRGRW, encoded by the exons atgaaaatCAGCCA GACATACATAGATGACGAGTTTGAGACCCAACGGAAAGGAATCAATTCGATCGAGAGGGCAGCGGACGAGTGGGAAAAACGAAAGGAGTCTTCCCACTCGTGGTGGAATTGGTTAATCTCACGGCTCCCAAACCTAACGTGgctgaagaaattattt gtGCCACCAATGGCCGAGAGTCACCCAGAGGCACCGGGCACTG GTCTGCGGGGCCTTGTCCCCCCATCGCACTTCGTGCTCCGTCCCCCCGGCCCCAGCACCAG GACCCTGGAGGCGGAGCTTGAGGCTGAGAAGAGGCGGGGCCAGGCCTTGGAGGCGGAGCTTGAGGCTGAGAGGAGGCGGGGCCAGGCCTTGGAGGTGGAGCTTGAGGCTGAGAGGAGGCGGGGCCAGGCCTTGGAGGCGGAGCTTGAGGCTGAGAGGAGGCGGGGCCAGGCCTTGGAGGCGGAGCTTGAGGCTGAGAGGAGGCGGGGCCAGGCCTTGGAGGCAGAGCTTGAGGCTGAGAAGAGGCGGGGCCAGGCCTTGGAGGCGGAGCTTGAGGCTGAGAGGAGGCGGGGCCAAGCCCAGGGGGCGGAGCCTGATGGggagcagcccctggaggaG TGCCAGGCTCAGGTGCTGCTCCAGGCCCGGCTCAGCGCTCTTGGCCACATCCTGACCCTGCAGGAGCATGAGCTGAGCCGtgag CTTCCTCCCACTGGAGTGCCCATGGCGGtgacccccccccggctgcaGGCACTCCTGGGGCGCTGGCGGCAGAAGGTCTTCGCCCTCCTGGTGCAGCTGCGGGTGCAGGAGGAAGCGCAGCGGGTGCTGCGGGCACAG gtgggggcactgggggcgGCAGTGGCAGCGGGGACACGCCGGGTGACGCGGCTGGAGCTGAGCCTGCGCGAGAGAGCGGCCACCGCCGAGCTGCAGCGTCGGGACACCAAG CGCCTGGCGCAGGAGGTGACACGGCAGCGGGGACGGGCAGAGGCGGCTGAGGAGGCACTGGGGGGATTGGCCCGGGCGGCCGCAAG gCTGGCCGGGGTGGTGACAACACGCGAGGCCGAGGTGACAGCAGCCACCAGGACCATGGTCACCCTCAGCGCCCGTCTGCGCCGGGCAGGACGGCAGCTCCGCGTCCTCCAGG CGGGTGGCCCTGGActcaccctgtccccagggctggtgACCCTGGTGTCACCCTgttccctgtccccagggctggtAGCCCCCCCGGCGGTGGCCTCGGACTGTCCACGGTGGCAGCAGGACCTGGCGGGGGATGA CTCGGTGGCCAAGGTGACAGGCAGCACCCATCTGCTCACAGGGACGGTGGCCAGGGTCCGGCACAGCG CGGTGGCCCCGGGGGTGGCTGAGGAGGTGACACACGGCCAGGTGATAAAGGACAAGGTGGTGCGGGACAAGATGGCACGGGACGAG GCCACCCCCCGTGGAGACAGGACGGGTCCCCCCCTGGGCAGAG TTTCCCCTCCGAgcccccaatgtccccccccgtgtccctccagcagctctgggctccctcGTGACGCAACTGCAGGCGCTGGGCGCCGCCATCCTCGGGGACGATGGTGA
- the LOC129200119 gene encoding coiled-coil alpha-helical rod protein 1-like isoform X3 translates to MKISQTYIDDEFETQRKGINSIERAADEWEKRKESSHSWWNWLISRLPNLTWLKKLFVPPMAESHPEAPGTGLRGLVPPSHFVLRPPGPSTRTLEAELEAEKRRGQALEAELEAERRRGQALEVELEAERRRGQALEAELEAERRRGQALEAELEAERRRGQALEAELEAEKRRGQALEAELEAERRRGQAQGAEPDGEQPLEECQAQVLLQARLSALGHILTLQEHELSRELPPTGVPMAVTPPRLQALLGRWRQKVFALLVQLRVQEEAQRVLRAQVGALGAAVAAGTRRVTRLELSLRERAATAELQRRDTKRLAQEVTRQRGRAEAAEEALGGLARAAARLAGVVTTREAEVTAATRTMVTLSARLRRAGRQLRVLQAGGPGLTLSPGLVTLVSPCSLSPGLVAPPAVASDCPRWQQDLAGDDSVAKVTGSTHLLTGTVARVRHSAVAPGVAEEVTHGQVIKDKVVRDKMARDEATPRGDRTGPPLGRALGSLVTQLQALGAAILGDDGDIGDPP, encoded by the exons atgaaaatCAGCCA GACATACATAGATGACGAGTTTGAGACCCAACGGAAAGGAATCAATTCGATCGAGAGGGCAGCGGACGAGTGGGAAAAACGAAAGGAGTCTTCCCACTCGTGGTGGAATTGGTTAATCTCACGGCTCCCAAACCTAACGTGgctgaagaaattattt gtGCCACCAATGGCCGAGAGTCACCCAGAGGCACCGGGCACTG GTCTGCGGGGCCTTGTCCCCCCATCGCACTTCGTGCTCCGTCCCCCCGGCCCCAGCACCAG GACCCTGGAGGCGGAGCTTGAGGCTGAGAAGAGGCGGGGCCAGGCCTTGGAGGCGGAGCTTGAGGCTGAGAGGAGGCGGGGCCAGGCCTTGGAGGTGGAGCTTGAGGCTGAGAGGAGGCGGGGCCAGGCCTTGGAGGCGGAGCTTGAGGCTGAGAGGAGGCGGGGCCAGGCCTTGGAGGCGGAGCTTGAGGCTGAGAGGAGGCGGGGCCAGGCCTTGGAGGCAGAGCTTGAGGCTGAGAAGAGGCGGGGCCAGGCCTTGGAGGCGGAGCTTGAGGCTGAGAGGAGGCGGGGCCAAGCCCAGGGGGCGGAGCCTGATGGggagcagcccctggaggaG TGCCAGGCTCAGGTGCTGCTCCAGGCCCGGCTCAGCGCTCTTGGCCACATCCTGACCCTGCAGGAGCATGAGCTGAGCCGtgag CTTCCTCCCACTGGAGTGCCCATGGCGGtgacccccccccggctgcaGGCACTCCTGGGGCGCTGGCGGCAGAAGGTCTTCGCCCTCCTGGTGCAGCTGCGGGTGCAGGAGGAAGCGCAGCGGGTGCTGCGGGCACAG gtgggggcactgggggcgGCAGTGGCAGCGGGGACACGCCGGGTGACGCGGCTGGAGCTGAGCCTGCGCGAGAGAGCGGCCACCGCCGAGCTGCAGCGTCGGGACACCAAG CGCCTGGCGCAGGAGGTGACACGGCAGCGGGGACGGGCAGAGGCGGCTGAGGAGGCACTGGGGGGATTGGCCCGGGCGGCCGCAAG gCTGGCCGGGGTGGTGACAACACGCGAGGCCGAGGTGACAGCAGCCACCAGGACCATGGTCACCCTCAGCGCCCGTCTGCGCCGGGCAGGACGGCAGCTCCGCGTCCTCCAGG CGGGTGGCCCTGGActcaccctgtccccagggctggtgACCCTGGTGTCACCCTgttccctgtccccagggctggtAGCCCCCCCGGCGGTGGCCTCGGACTGTCCACGGTGGCAGCAGGACCTGGCGGGGGATGA CTCGGTGGCCAAGGTGACAGGCAGCACCCATCTGCTCACAGGGACGGTGGCCAGGGTCCGGCACAGCG CGGTGGCCCCGGGGGTGGCTGAGGAGGTGACACACGGCCAGGTGATAAAGGACAAGGTGGTGCGGGACAAGATGGCACGGGACGAG GCCACCCCCCGTGGAGACAGGACGGGTCCCCCCCTGGGCAGAG ctctgggctccctcGTGACGCAACTGCAGGCGCTGGGCGCCGCCATCCTCGGGGACGATGGTGACATCGGTGACCCCCCTtga